The following coding sequences lie in one Arachis stenosperma cultivar V10309 chromosome 5, arast.V10309.gnm1.PFL2, whole genome shotgun sequence genomic window:
- the LOC130980812 gene encoding uncharacterized protein LOC130980812, whose protein sequence is MVTTSDQEAEDKQSKLSEQPKDNSTEEEDRDHQEPEISQQELLKLYAPFPQLLNGAVGRRIYSRFLDLFASLHVNIPFIKAIQQMPAFIKYMKELLPRKSSIKGGQTIVLNKECSALIQPELPTKRRDPGSFHIPCAIGETMFDRALCDLGASINLLSLSLAKRLQINEIMSTDVVIRLADKTQKQAIGVVENVLLKVGKYFLPTDFVILDMEESHTHPIILGRPFLATARALIDVEKGELILRIHDEQLSFNVFKLSQEADQEHKEPSKDHNEMLKKEASTEAHPTYLETPLVDKQGK, encoded by the coding sequence ATGGTCACTACAAGTGATCAAGAGGCTGAAGACAAGCAAAGCAAACTTTCCGAACAACCTAAAGACAATTCAACAGAGGAGGAGGATagagatcaccaagaaccagaAATCTCACAACAAGAGTTGCTGAAGCTCTATGCACCATTTCCCCAACTGCTCAATGGTGCTGTGGGGAGGAGAATATACTCAAGGTTCCTAGACTTGTTTGCATCTCTGCATGTGAACATACCATTCATCAAGGCCATCCAACAAATGCCTGCATTCATCAAGTATATGAAGGAACTTCTTCCCAGGAAAAGCTCAATCAAAGGAGGCCAGACTATAGTGTTGaacaaggaatgtagtgccCTTATTCAACCTGAGTTACCTACAAAAAGAAgagacccagggagttttcacatCCCCTGTGCCATAGGGGAAACAATGTTTGATAGAGCACTCTGTGATTTGggggcaagcatcaacttacTGTCCCTATCCTTGGCGAAGAGACTGCAGATCAATGAGATAATGTCCACAGATGTAGTCATCAGACTGGCTGACAAGACTCAAAAgcaagcaataggagtggtGGAAAATGTGTTGTTAAAGGTTGGGAAATACTTTCTCCCAACAGACTTTGTCATCCTGGACATGGAAGAGAGTCACACTCACCCAATCATAttgggaagacccttcctagctacggcaagagcactcatagatgtggaGAAAGGGGAGCTAATATTGAGAATCCATGATGAACAGCTCAGCTTTAATGTCTTCAAACTCTCACAAGAAGCAGACCAAGAGCACAAGGAACCAAGCAAAGATCATAATGAGATGCTGAAGAAGGAAGCAAGCACTGAAGCACACCCAACCTATCTGGAGACCCCTTTGGTTGATAAACAAGGGAAATAG
- the LOC130982244 gene encoding NAC transcription factor 29-like isoform X1, translating into MEGSRRSSNSELPPGFRFHPTDEELIVHYLCNQATSKPCPASVIPEVDIYKFDPWELPDKTSFGENEWYFFSPRDRKYPNGVRPNRATVSGYWKATGTDKAIYSGSKHVGVKKALVFYKGRPPKGIKTDWIMHEYRLVGSRRQPTKQIGSMRLDDWVLCRIYKKRSIAKSMLEPKEEFPTMPQINHHLTSSSNDGNDKNDDEQEMMMKFPRTCSLTHLLEMDYLGPISQILSDGSYNSTFDFQLNSANVGNMIMDPFVKQPQILEIPNKNNPNNPYYDVDSGKNSLVKQNSTINPTIFVNQFFDHSGS; encoded by the exons ATGGAGGGTAGTAGAAGAAGCTCAAATTCTGAACTCCCGCCTGGGTTTCGGTTTCACCCAACTGATGAAGAACTAATCGTTCACTACCTTTGTAACCAAGCCACTTCAAAGCCTTGCCCTGCTTCCGTCATCCCTGAAGTTGATATCTATAAGTTTGATCCATGGGAATTACCCG ATAAAACAAGCTTTGGAGAGAACGAATGGTACTTCTTTAGCCCAAGGGATAGGAAGTACCCAAATGGGGTGAGGCCTAATAGGGCAACGGTTTCAGGGTATTGGAAGGCCACTGGTACGGACAAAGCAATCTATAGTGGGTCTAAGCATGTTGGGGTCAAGAAAGCTTTGGTCTTTTACAAGGGTAGGCCCCCAAAGGGTATCAAGACTGATTGGATCATGCATGAGTATAGATTGGTTGGATCAAGAAGGCAACCCACTAAACAAATTGGATCCATGAGG CTAGATGACTGGGTGTTATGCAGGATCTACAAGAAGAGGAGCATAGCAAAATCAATGTTGGAGCCTAAAGAGGAATTCCCAACAATGCCCCAAATCAATCATCATCTAACATCATCATCAAATGATGGGAATgataagaatgatgatgagcaagAAATGATGATGAAATTCCCAAGGACATGTTCCCTTACACATCTTTTGGAAATGGACTACTTGGGCCCAATATCACAAATACTCTCTGATGGATCATATAACTCAACCTTTGATTTTCAACTAAACAGTGCCAATGTTGGCAACATGATTATGGACCCTTTTGTGAAACAACCTCAGATCCTTGAAATCCCTAACAAAAATAATCCTAACAATCCTTATTATGATGTGGATTCAGGGAAGAACAGCCTAGTGAAACAGAATAGCACCATAAACCCTACTATATTTGTGAACCAATTCTTTGATCATAGTGGTAGTTAA
- the LOC130982244 gene encoding NAC domain-containing protein 2-like isoform X2 — protein MEGSRRSSNSELPPGFRFHPTDEELIVHYLCNQATSKPCPASVIPEVDIYKFDPWELPDKTSFGENEWYFFSPRDRKYPNGVRPNRATVSGYWKATGTDKAIYSGSKHVGVKKALVFYKGRPPKGIKTDWIMHEYRLVGSRRQPTKQIGSMRDLQEEEHSKINVGA, from the exons ATGGAGGGTAGTAGAAGAAGCTCAAATTCTGAACTCCCGCCTGGGTTTCGGTTTCACCCAACTGATGAAGAACTAATCGTTCACTACCTTTGTAACCAAGCCACTTCAAAGCCTTGCCCTGCTTCCGTCATCCCTGAAGTTGATATCTATAAGTTTGATCCATGGGAATTACCCG ATAAAACAAGCTTTGGAGAGAACGAATGGTACTTCTTTAGCCCAAGGGATAGGAAGTACCCAAATGGGGTGAGGCCTAATAGGGCAACGGTTTCAGGGTATTGGAAGGCCACTGGTACGGACAAAGCAATCTATAGTGGGTCTAAGCATGTTGGGGTCAAGAAAGCTTTGGTCTTTTACAAGGGTAGGCCCCCAAAGGGTATCAAGACTGATTGGATCATGCATGAGTATAGATTGGTTGGATCAAGAAGGCAACCCACTAAACAAATTGGATCCATGAGG GATCTACAAGAAGAGGAGCATAGCAAAATCAATGTTGGAGCCTAA